A genomic window from Exiguobacterium acetylicum DSM 20416 includes:
- a CDS encoding diacylglycerol/polyprenol kinase family protein, producing the protein MEWIAALGTIGIVGLVLVILEIIGRRFGFSPETVRKWIHIAVGHWVFLALLWLDHWYVAIVPLLFFALVNLLTLRKGIGQMHDVDRPSYGTVYYPLALAGLVLFFFERQPMALVAGSMVLAWGDGLAALVGKRYGKTFYVRGETKRSFEGSIALFLASFLVLTVTFLFYGQPVWLAVSYGFLLANIAALIEAISYRDLDNLILPWTIAALVAFAF; encoded by the coding sequence ATGGAATGGATAGCTGCTCTTGGCACGATTGGAATCGTCGGGCTAGTTCTCGTCATCCTGGAAATCATTGGACGCCGTTTCGGCTTTTCTCCCGAGACGGTTCGGAAATGGATTCATATTGCAGTTGGTCACTGGGTGTTTCTTGCGCTACTATGGCTGGATCACTGGTACGTTGCGATTGTACCGTTATTATTCTTTGCACTCGTTAATCTACTGACACTACGAAAAGGAATCGGTCAGATGCACGACGTCGATCGTCCTTCTTACGGAACGGTCTATTACCCACTCGCTCTAGCGGGACTCGTCCTGTTCTTCTTCGAACGACAGCCGATGGCGCTCGTTGCGGGAAGCATGGTGCTTGCTTGGGGCGACGGTCTCGCTGCTCTCGTCGGAAAACGCTATGGGAAGACGTTTTACGTCCGTGGTGAGACGAAACGATCCTTTGAAGGAAGTATCGCCCTGTTTTTGGCGTCATTCCTCGTTTTGACCGTGACGTTCTTATTTTATGGACAACCGGTTTGGCTCGCTGTCAGTTATGGCTTCTTGCTTGCGAACATCGCAGCCTTGATCGAAGCCATCTCATATCGCGATCTCGACAATTTGATCTTGCCTTGGACGATCGCGGCACTCGTTGCGTTTGCTTTTTAA
- a CDS encoding DUF1836 domain-containing protein yields the protein MYDAQAVQTLSSCLQRLNEGKGIEPLVATEGTELPKVINRLKQFDPLKNGLSINEIVHLANALIGEHMSATTIQNWTKREVRDIIGVPHRGKKYSINQASIIYLLDDLKHLFSLEETRELLTIVFKNPNIDEDDLISPLNFYLVYTQHAETSGPIELTEKRLRRSLERINAYRPETVHVLQLCLYARRVSHLTHEAKQRLHHVLQTT from the coding sequence ATGTATGATGCTCAAGCAGTACAAACATTATCAAGTTGTCTGCAACGCTTGAACGAAGGAAAAGGAATCGAACCCCTCGTCGCAACGGAAGGCACAGAATTGCCGAAGGTCATCAATCGCTTGAAGCAATTCGATCCATTAAAAAATGGTCTATCCATCAATGAAATCGTTCATTTGGCAAATGCCCTGATCGGCGAACATATGTCAGCGACGACGATTCAGAACTGGACGAAACGTGAAGTCCGGGACATCATCGGCGTACCGCATCGCGGAAAGAAGTACTCGATCAATCAGGCTTCGATCATCTATCTGCTAGATGATTTAAAACACCTTTTCTCGTTAGAAGAAACACGGGAACTGCTGACAATCGTCTTCAAGAATCCGAATATCGATGAGGATGATTTAATCAGTCCGCTTAATTTTTATCTCGTCTACACGCAACACGCGGAGACAAGTGGTCCAATCGAATTGACGGAGAAGCGTCTCAGACGCTCGCTCGAGCGTATTAACGCTTACCGCCCTGAAACTGTCCACGTCCTGCAACTGTGTCTCTATGCCCGTCGTGTATCGCATTTGACGCACGAAGCGAAACAACGTCTCCATCATGTTCTGCAAACGACATGA
- a CDS encoding restriction endonuclease has product MSILTPSLEKRLDRMEGREFEEWLADLFETAGYRVELTPASRDFGADLLIEDERGYKIAIQAKRYSAAVGLEAVQQVAASVPFYGMDEGWVVTNSTFTEAAYQLAEPNQVRLIDREELLAFAKEMNLH; this is encoded by the coding sequence TTGTCCATTTTAACGCCGTCGCTTGAAAAACGACTCGATCGAATGGAAGGACGAGAATTTGAAGAATGGCTTGCCGATTTATTTGAAACAGCTGGATATCGGGTCGAGTTGACACCTGCTTCACGCGACTTCGGAGCAGATTTGTTGATAGAGGATGAACGAGGGTATAAGATTGCCATCCAGGCAAAGCGATATAGTGCGGCTGTAGGGCTCGAAGCGGTTCAACAGGTCGCTGCCTCGGTTCCATTTTACGGGATGGATGAGGGATGGGTCGTTACGAATTCGACCTTTACGGAAGCCGCGTATCAGCTAGCGGAACCAAATCAGGTTCGCCTCATTGATCGGGAAGAATTGCTCGCATTTGCAAAGGAGATGAACCTGCATTGA
- a CDS encoding ATP-binding protein: MAEHSSPSSLRIIHATIRAMKDPVLLVDANGKIQFHNDAFQHQFMNAPNIETVQELFPITDDFFPLQKEAVIATTHQLTVTAIEATDYFLVHVAPLKIEDLFNSTLDTALFITDSEFRIQTCNEVASTLFRFEHAEDIIGLQTTILHDAKEIATRRQHLEQLNLKDLSDAQLFLLHGREAENEWTYHRLDGSTFHGRLYMTRLPNDTYFLLIQDITPQKQIEWHLTKSERRFRLFSESVVEAVIFHDHGIIIDANRAAEVIFRTKLEKMKGKTTLELIHPDHHARVLQRIEEHREEPYEVLGQRADGTSVEIEVFPREIIYNNIRMRVAVVRDITERKKIEKMLEREKNAIMRQRDITQSILQASNEGFLLTEEDGSFIFMNVKARKLLDVPGIAPSKIQERISLIPNLDLNTRFEMLRQVEELLAGKHSELSFRFTLQRPNESSPLYFEFYATAIKKEKSRISRHGFLFVFRDRTEEAKMDQVKDELVSTVSHELRTPLSSILGYMELLRYKKQSADRIERYVEIVHEETKRLTTLLNEFLDIQRLEGGKQEYTFTSFSLRDLLASTVDAYGETVETHRIDLELPEDPVLIFADEHKIKQVILNLLSNAIKYSPQADHIRVILSANPEQATFSVTDHGLGIPQNAFEKLFTKFYRVDNSDIRKIGGTGLGLAICKEIIESHGGAISVESEINDGSTFTVVLERDPRKEWN; this comes from the coding sequence ATGGCAGAACATTCATCCCCTTCATCGCTACGAATCATTCACGCGACGATACGTGCTATGAAAGACCCCGTTCTTCTAGTCGATGCAAACGGAAAGATTCAATTTCATAATGATGCTTTTCAACACCAGTTCATGAACGCCCCGAATATCGAAACCGTTCAGGAACTGTTTCCCATCACGGATGATTTCTTTCCATTACAGAAGGAAGCCGTCATTGCAACGACACATCAATTAACAGTCACAGCGATTGAAGCGACGGACTATTTTCTTGTCCATGTCGCTCCCCTGAAAATCGAAGACTTATTCAATTCAACACTAGATACTGCTCTATTCATCACCGACTCGGAGTTTCGGATTCAAACTTGTAACGAAGTGGCAAGCACCTTATTCCGTTTCGAGCATGCCGAAGACATCATTGGTCTCCAAACGACGATTCTACATGATGCGAAGGAAATCGCTACCCGCCGTCAACATCTCGAACAATTGAACTTAAAAGACTTATCGGACGCGCAACTGTTTTTACTGCATGGACGGGAAGCCGAAAATGAATGGACCTATCATCGTTTGGATGGCTCAACGTTCCATGGACGCCTTTATATGACACGGTTGCCAAACGATACGTACTTCCTGCTCATTCAGGACATCACACCGCAAAAACAAATCGAATGGCATCTGACGAAAAGCGAACGCCGCTTCCGACTCTTCTCGGAATCCGTCGTTGAAGCCGTCATCTTTCATGACCACGGCATCATCATCGATGCCAATCGCGCAGCAGAAGTCATTTTCCGGACGAAACTCGAGAAAATGAAAGGCAAGACGACGCTTGAATTGATTCATCCGGATCATCACGCGCGTGTCTTACAACGCATCGAGGAGCATCGAGAAGAACCATACGAAGTCCTCGGTCAACGTGCCGACGGAACTTCTGTCGAAATCGAAGTGTTTCCGCGTGAAATCATCTACAACAACATCCGGATGCGTGTCGCCGTCGTTCGTGATATTACAGAACGAAAAAAGATTGAAAAAATGCTTGAACGCGAAAAAAATGCCATCATGCGTCAGCGTGATATCACACAATCGATTCTTCAGGCATCCAATGAAGGTTTCCTACTGACAGAAGAGGATGGGAGTTTCATCTTCATGAACGTCAAAGCACGCAAATTACTCGATGTCCCAGGCATTGCACCAAGTAAGATTCAAGAACGAATCAGTCTGATTCCGAATCTCGATTTGAACACTCGATTCGAGATGCTCCGACAAGTAGAAGAATTACTCGCCGGAAAACATTCTGAACTATCGTTTCGTTTCACGTTACAGCGACCAAATGAGTCCAGCCCACTTTATTTCGAATTTTATGCGACTGCGATCAAAAAGGAGAAGAGCCGCATTTCTCGTCATGGCTTCCTATTTGTTTTCCGTGATCGGACAGAGGAAGCGAAGATGGATCAAGTAAAGGACGAACTCGTCAGTACAGTATCGCATGAGTTGCGCACGCCGCTGTCCTCCATTCTTGGCTATATGGAATTACTACGATATAAAAAACAATCGGCTGATCGAATCGAACGGTATGTTGAGATCGTCCACGAAGAGACGAAACGATTAACGACGCTATTAAATGAGTTTTTAGACATTCAACGTCTAGAAGGTGGAAAACAGGAGTATACCTTCACGTCGTTCTCGTTACGCGATCTTCTCGCATCAACCGTCGATGCCTATGGCGAAACCGTCGAGACGCATCGGATTGATCTAGAACTACCAGAGGATCCTGTTCTGATTTTTGCGGACGAGCACAAAATCAAGCAGGTGATCTTGAACTTGCTTTCGAACGCCATTAAGTATTCTCCACAGGCGGATCATATTCGAGTCATTCTTTCAGCCAATCCGGAACAAGCAACGTTCTCTGTGACAGATCACGGACTCGGTATTCCACAAAATGCTTTTGAAAAGCTCTTTACGAAATTTTACCGGGTTGATAACTCAGACATCCGGAAAATCGGCGGAACCGGACTCGGACTTGCCATCTGTAAGGAAATCATCGAATCGCACGGAGGTGCGATTTCCGTTGAATCAGAAATCAATGATGGTTCGACTTTCACCGTTGTACTCGAACGTGATCCAAGAAAGGAATGGAATTGA
- a CDS encoding SDR family oxidoreductase, translated as MRTYFMTGFPGFLATKLIEQLARVPDQIACFHLLHLPPERNAAVKRRQDLLERTSLRSEQLVLHEGDITVEQLALSSEARMMLQQDVTHIFHLAALYDLATAYEPAFRINVIGTANVTQFAHTCRTLERYIYFSTAYVSGLRSGMVLEDELQASAFKNAYEETKYLAEVRFRKEIGTIPYTIIRPGIVVGHSETGETPKWDGVYFVLNAMRLLQSFAPLPYPGRANALVNLVPYDYVIEATAYLSHAPVGRNKTYHLTDPFPHGARAIFEMLHVAYYGRYPRGIVPFRLVSTALTPAVAKRLQMQRQTLDYFIHPVQYDTTHALRDLRDTGIICPDLAETMPRLVQYYQTHATH; from the coding sequence ATGCGGACCTACTTTATGACGGGTTTCCCCGGTTTTTTAGCGACCAAACTGATCGAACAACTGGCACGTGTTCCGGACCAAATCGCTTGTTTTCATTTGCTTCATTTACCGCCAGAGCGAAACGCAGCTGTTAAGCGACGCCAGGATCTTCTAGAACGTACATCCTTACGATCGGAGCAACTTGTATTGCACGAAGGCGATATCACGGTCGAACAGCTTGCTTTATCATCAGAGGCGCGGATGATGTTGCAACAAGACGTCACACACATCTTTCATCTCGCGGCGCTATATGATTTAGCAACAGCATATGAACCCGCCTTTCGAATCAATGTGATCGGTACCGCGAACGTGACACAGTTTGCTCATACGTGTCGGACCTTAGAGCGCTACATTTACTTCAGTACAGCGTATGTCTCGGGTCTTCGTTCCGGAATGGTTCTAGAAGATGAGTTACAAGCAAGTGCCTTTAAAAATGCTTATGAAGAAACGAAATATTTAGCAGAGGTACGTTTCCGTAAAGAAATCGGAACGATTCCCTATACAATCATCCGTCCTGGGATCGTCGTCGGTCATTCCGAAACGGGCGAAACACCGAAGTGGGATGGGGTGTATTTTGTTCTGAACGCGATGCGTCTCCTGCAATCCTTCGCCCCTCTTCCGTACCCAGGTCGAGCAAACGCACTCGTCAATCTCGTGCCCTATGATTACGTCATTGAAGCGACCGCTTATCTCAGTCATGCACCGGTCGGAAGAAATAAGACCTATCATCTGACGGATCCATTCCCACATGGCGCACGCGCGATTTTTGAGATGTTACACGTCGCCTATTATGGACGTTATCCGCGCGGAATCGTTCCGTTTCGACTCGTTAGCACGGCATTGACTCCAGCTGTCGCGAAACGACTTCAGATGCAACGGCAGACACTTGACTACTTCATTCATCCCGTTCAATATGACACGACACATGCCTTACGTGACTTACGGGACACTGGTATTATTTGTCCAGACCTTGCAGAAACGATGCCTCGACTCGTCCAGTATTACCAAACACACGCAACACACTAA
- a CDS encoding TrkH family potassium uptake protein, giving the protein MFSHKRRSRLARFGRLGELMYHQLFDKPARFIATGFTLTILLGGFLLWLPISQQEGQDVSFIDCLFVATSAGTVTGLSPINIAESYNLLGQIIMMLLIQVGGLGFMTIALVLLSVTGRKIGIRQRIIIQEMFNLDSPGGTIRLVRNIIVTTVLVEIVGMFLIALDLFIQYKYSFGKALYYGLFHAVSAFNNAGFALWGDNLIGFQQDTTFILTIAALLMIGGLGFTVIADIAGKRNFKKISLHSKLMVLSLLVINGLGVLAMMLYEWVSNLGSLKDESFFSALHIVFFQVVTTRTAGFQTIDLTTMVPLSIGLMMVLMYIGAGSASTGSGIKVTTAAVILKNVWTYIRGQRETVLMRRTVQTQAIQKAYAIAVFSLLFIALITTFLALTQPNISFIGLFFETVSAFGTVGLSLNVTAELNSFGKFLIMFMMLLGRVGSLTILCTFATQRDRTIRYPKENMLIG; this is encoded by the coding sequence ATGTTCTCGCATAAAAGACGTTCACGACTCGCACGCTTCGGGCGTTTAGGTGAATTGATGTATCATCAGCTGTTCGATAAACCGGCACGTTTTATCGCAACTGGCTTTACATTGACGATTTTACTGGGTGGTTTTTTATTGTGGCTTCCGATCTCGCAGCAAGAGGGGCAAGATGTATCATTCATCGATTGCCTATTCGTTGCGACATCGGCAGGAACCGTCACAGGACTGTCACCGATTAATATTGCCGAATCCTATAATTTACTCGGTCAAATCATCATGATGCTCTTAATTCAGGTCGGTGGACTTGGATTCATGACGATCGCGCTCGTCTTGCTCAGCGTCACGGGACGAAAAATCGGGATTCGTCAGCGGATCATTATCCAAGAGATGTTTAATCTCGATAGTCCGGGCGGAACGATTCGTCTCGTTCGTAATATCATCGTCACGACGGTCCTCGTTGAGATCGTCGGCATGTTTTTGATTGCGCTTGATTTGTTCATTCAATACAAATACAGCTTCGGAAAAGCACTCTATTACGGTTTGTTCCACGCCGTATCTGCCTTCAACAATGCAGGATTCGCACTTTGGGGTGATAATCTAATCGGTTTCCAACAAGATACGACATTCATTCTGACGATTGCAGCGCTCTTGATGATTGGTGGTCTTGGTTTTACGGTCATCGCGGATATCGCTGGTAAACGAAACTTCAAGAAAATTTCGCTCCATTCTAAATTGATGGTGCTATCACTACTCGTCATCAATGGACTAGGTGTTTTAGCAATGATGCTCTACGAGTGGGTTTCGAACTTGGGTTCATTAAAAGATGAATCGTTCTTCAGTGCGCTCCATATCGTGTTCTTTCAAGTCGTCACGACACGAACGGCTGGTTTCCAGACGATCGATTTAACGACGATGGTGCCGCTCTCGATCGGTTTGATGATGGTTTTGATGTACATCGGGGCAGGTTCCGCATCAACAGGTTCCGGGATCAAGGTCACGACGGCAGCGGTCATCTTGAAGAATGTCTGGACGTATATACGCGGACAGCGTGAAACGGTTCTGATGCGACGGACTGTTCAGACGCAAGCGATTCAAAAGGCATATGCGATTGCTGTCTTCAGTTTATTGTTCATCGCTTTGATCACGACGTTCCTGGCATTGACCCAGCCGAATATTTCCTTTATTGGTCTATTCTTTGAGACCGTTTCGGCATTTGGAACAGTTGGTCTTTCTTTGAACGTAACAGCTGAGCTCAATAGCTTTGGTAAGTTTTTGATCATGTTCATGATGCTACTCGGACGTGTCGGCTCCTTGACGATTCTGTGCACGTTCGCGACGCAACGAGACCGGACGATTCGTTATCCAAAAGAAAATATGTTGATCGGGTAA
- the motA gene encoding flagellar motor stator protein MotA encodes MDIVSIIGIILGLITLVGGMILKGAPPVALLNPAALVIIFVGTAAAIMISFPKERLKVLPALFKVILFEQKLMTKQVLLGQFLTLSTQARKEGLLSLESALEEVDNAFMKRGVMMVIDGQPSEYVEDVMTRDLENMTERHHANANIFTQAGTYAPTLGVLGAVVGLVAALSDLSDIEKLGHAISGAFIATLFGIFTGYVLWFPFATKLKQKSANEIQLYEMMIEGILSIQNGESPKNLEDKLLVYLTPKERANYEAEKEAA; translated from the coding sequence ATGGATATCGTGTCGATCATCGGGATCATTCTTGGTCTCATCACACTAGTCGGAGGTATGATCTTAAAAGGTGCGCCTCCCGTCGCTTTACTTAACCCAGCAGCCCTCGTCATCATCTTCGTCGGGACAGCAGCTGCCATCATGATTTCCTTCCCGAAGGAACGATTGAAAGTCTTACCTGCCTTGTTTAAAGTCATCTTATTCGAACAAAAGCTGATGACAAAACAAGTGTTGCTCGGACAATTTTTGACACTCTCGACACAAGCACGTAAAGAAGGTCTGTTATCTCTCGAGTCAGCACTTGAAGAAGTCGATAATGCCTTCATGAAGCGTGGCGTCATGATGGTCATCGATGGACAACCATCCGAATATGTCGAGGACGTCATGACACGTGATCTCGAAAACATGACGGAACGCCATCATGCAAATGCGAACATTTTCACGCAAGCCGGTACTTACGCACCAACGCTCGGGGTTCTCGGTGCCGTTGTCGGTCTCGTTGCCGCCTTATCCGATTTATCGGATATCGAAAAATTAGGTCACGCCATTTCAGGTGCCTTCATCGCAACACTATTCGGGATTTTCACCGGATACGTCCTGTGGTTCCCGTTCGCAACGAAGCTGAAGCAAAAATCAGCGAACGAGATTCAATTATACGAGATGATGATTGAAGGGATTCTCTCGATTCAAAACGGTGAATCACCGAAAAACTTAGAGGATAAGCTACTTGTGTACTTGACACCGAAGGAGCGTGCGAACTATGAAGCGGAAAAAGAAGCCGCATGA
- the motB gene encoding flagellar motor protein MotB has product MKRKKKPHDEHISEGWLIPYADLLTLLLALFIVLFASSNVDAVKLKAMSQSFSSVFNGGSGMITNSSLSTQEEEDSKKLDARTKAQSYEIAELEKIKEEANQYIKNEKLEKDIKVEITNEGLVFTIRDRALFSPAQAEVRGRSLQIAEGMSALLVKAGQRQIQVSGHTDNIPINTAQYPSNWELSADRAISFMRALQRNPKLEPKRFTVSGYGEFQPIASNQTEAGRSQNRRVEVLIRPLIDLKANVLDETKVES; this is encoded by the coding sequence ATGAAGCGGAAAAAGAAGCCGCATGACGAACATATCTCCGAAGGCTGGTTAATTCCGTACGCCGACTTATTGACCTTACTTCTGGCACTCTTCATCGTACTTTTTGCTTCGAGTAATGTCGATGCCGTGAAGTTAAAAGCGATGTCCCAATCGTTTAGCTCTGTCTTCAACGGTGGCTCAGGAATGATCACGAACAGCTCACTTTCTACTCAAGAAGAAGAGGATTCGAAAAAACTCGATGCGCGGACGAAGGCACAAAGCTATGAAATCGCAGAACTCGAAAAAATCAAAGAAGAAGCCAATCAATACATTAAGAATGAAAAACTTGAAAAAGACATCAAGGTCGAAATCACGAATGAAGGACTCGTCTTTACAATTCGCGACCGCGCACTGTTCTCACCAGCTCAAGCAGAAGTAAGAGGACGCTCGCTTCAAATCGCAGAGGGGATGAGTGCACTACTCGTCAAAGCCGGGCAACGTCAGATTCAAGTGTCTGGACATACAGATAATATTCCAATCAACACAGCACAGTATCCGTCGAACTGGGAACTGAGTGCGGACCGGGCGATCAGTTTCATGCGTGCCTTACAACGGAATCCAAAGCTTGAACCAAAACGCTTCACCGTCAGCGGTTACGGTGAATTCCAACCAATCGCGTCCAATCAAACCGAAGCAGGTCGCAGTCAGAATCGACGCGTCGAAGTGTTGATTCGACCATTGATCGACTTAAAAGCGAATGTACTCGACGAAACAAAAGTCGAATCCTGA
- a CDS encoding DUF420 domain-containing protein produces the protein MQQPATKRNFVPLVILLTLVINLLVALLFFAPPVQVDSGFDWTLLPFLNAIFNSFTFMLLLGAWISIRRGNRVNHRRFIGGAMMTTTLFLISYVTYHAVSESTKFGGEGFVRPVYFFILITHIILAAVIVPLVLMSLAHAVNQNFEKHKKWTRFTMPLWLYVSLTGVIVYIMIRPYY, from the coding sequence ATGCAACAACCTGCTACTAAACGGAATTTCGTTCCGCTCGTCATCCTGCTGACGCTTGTCATCAATTTGCTCGTGGCCCTTTTATTCTTTGCGCCACCAGTACAAGTTGATTCAGGATTCGATTGGACGTTGCTTCCTTTTTTGAATGCCATCTTCAATAGTTTTACCTTCATGCTGTTGCTCGGCGCTTGGATTTCCATTCGTCGTGGCAATCGGGTGAATCATCGTCGCTTCATTGGTGGTGCGATGATGACGACGACTTTATTCTTAATTTCGTACGTCACGTATCACGCCGTCAGTGAATCGACGAAATTCGGGGGCGAAGGTTTCGTTCGCCCTGTCTATTTCTTTATCCTGATTACGCACATCATCCTAGCTGCAGTCATCGTTCCACTTGTCTTGATGTCACTCGCGCACGCTGTGAATCAAAACTTCGAGAAGCATAAAAAGTGGACACGCTTTACGATGCCGCTTTGGTTATACGTCAGTTTGACCGGTGTCATCGTCTATATCATGATTCGTCCGTATTATTAA